A genome region from Dolichospermum compactum NIES-806 includes the following:
- a CDS encoding ExbD/TolR family protein, translated as MRLPDEPDIPAQINIVPMIDVIFAILTFFIMSTLFLHRSEGLPVNLPKAATAKAQSSAAPINVTVDSAGDVSLNRQPVTIETLPVKVQELMGKNTEVVVIINADQSATHGQVVVVMDRVRQVKGAKLAIATQTP; from the coding sequence ATGCGTCTACCAGATGAACCGGATATTCCAGCCCAGATTAATATTGTACCGATGATTGATGTCATCTTTGCTATTTTGACATTTTTCATTATGTCCACTTTATTCTTACATCGTTCTGAAGGTTTGCCAGTGAATTTACCTAAAGCAGCCACAGCCAAAGCCCAATCATCAGCCGCACCAATTAACGTTACAGTAGATTCAGCCGGGGATGTGAGTTTAAATCGCCAGCCAGTAACTATTGAGACTTTACCAGTAAAAGTACAGGAGTTGATGGGCAAAAATACGGAAGTGGTAGTTATTATCAATGCTGATCAAAGTGCTACTCATGGTCAAGTGGTGGTGGTTATGGATCGGGTGCGGCAGGTAAAAGGGGCAAAATTAGCGATCGCTACCCAAACACCTTAA